Proteins co-encoded in one Streptomyces sp. NBC_01283 genomic window:
- a CDS encoding DMT family transporter has translation MTSPAHPSAGHASSTQDSAKDPSAGVTGPPVLLRHGAGRGTLTGVGLVLAGTVSVQFGSAFAALLFPRAGALGTVALRVTCAAVLLLAVTRPRLRGYARADWAVVGGFGLALGGMNILFYQAIDRIPLGAAVTLEVLGPLLLSVATSRRAASLLWASLALAGVYLLGRGGFDQLNAAGVAFALGAGAMWAAYIVLNARAGARFPRLDGLAIAMAVAALVSLPLGIGASGAALLEPGVLALGLVIAVLSSGVPYTLELLALRRLPAATFAVLTSLAPAVAAMAGYLILDQGLSLPQCAAIALVVAASMGALRTGRR, from the coding sequence ATGACATCTCCCGCGCACCCCTCCGCAGGGCACGCTTCCTCGACGCAGGATTCTGCCAAGGACCCCTCGGCCGGGGTGACGGGCCCGCCCGTCCTCCTGCGCCACGGCGCGGGGCGAGGCACTCTCACGGGCGTCGGCCTGGTGCTGGCCGGGACGGTGTCCGTCCAGTTCGGTTCCGCCTTCGCCGCGCTGTTGTTCCCCCGGGCCGGGGCGCTCGGGACGGTCGCGCTGCGGGTGACGTGCGCCGCGGTCCTGCTCCTCGCCGTCACCAGGCCCCGGCTGCGCGGGTACGCGCGCGCCGACTGGGCGGTGGTCGGCGGGTTCGGCCTGGCGCTCGGCGGCATGAACATCCTCTTCTACCAGGCGATCGACCGTATCCCGCTGGGCGCGGCGGTCACTCTGGAGGTGCTCGGCCCCCTGCTGCTCTCGGTCGCCACGTCACGCCGCGCCGCCAGCCTCCTGTGGGCCTCACTCGCGCTGGCCGGGGTCTACCTCCTCGGCAGGGGTGGCTTCGACCAGCTCAACGCCGCGGGCGTGGCCTTCGCCCTGGGCGCCGGGGCGATGTGGGCGGCGTACATCGTGCTCAACGCCCGTGCGGGCGCCCGCTTTCCGCGCCTGGACGGCCTGGCCATCGCGATGGCCGTGGCCGCACTGGTCAGCCTGCCGCTGGGCATCGGCGCCTCGGGCGCGGCGCTCCTGGAACCAGGGGTACTCGCGCTGGGCCTGGTGATCGCGGTCCTGAGCTCCGGAGTGCCCTACACCCTCGAACTCCTCGCACTGCGCCGACTGCCCGCGGCGACGTTCGCGGTCCTGACGAGCCTGGCACCGGCCGTGGCGGCGATGGCGGGCTACCTGATCCTCGACCAGGGCCTGTCACTGCCGCAGTGCGCCGCGATCGCACTGGTGGTCGCGGCGAGCATGGGCGCACTGCGCACGGGCAGGCGTTGA
- a CDS encoding SHOCT domain-containing protein produces the protein MDDYPLLNLFLTMLYLFLWIMWFFLLFKVITDLFRDHTLNGWWKAGWLIFVLVLPFLGVFVYLIARGRSMSERDVAQVKEQEQAFRAYVQKAAGPGPGGNHVDELAKLAELKKSGDITTEEYEKAKEKVLA, from the coding sequence GTGGACGACTATCCGCTGCTGAACCTGTTCCTGACGATGCTGTACCTCTTCCTGTGGATCATGTGGTTCTTCCTGCTGTTCAAGGTGATCACCGACCTGTTCCGTGATCACACCCTCAACGGCTGGTGGAAGGCGGGCTGGCTCATCTTCGTGCTGGTCCTCCCCTTCCTCGGGGTCTTCGTCTACCTGATCGCCCGCGGCCGCAGCATGAGCGAGCGCGATGTGGCGCAGGTCAAGGAACAGGAGCAGGCGTTCCGCGCCTACGTACAGAAGGCGGCCGGTCCGGGACCGGGCGGCAACCACGTCGATGAACTGGCGAAACTGGCCGAGCTGAAGAAGAGCGGTGACATCACCACGGAGGAGTACGAGAAGGCCAAGGAGAAGGTGCTGGCCTGA
- a CDS encoding 2'-5' RNA ligase family protein yields MNVDEACAEPEPSEGGWPDVPGDTALTIKVPEADPLVRAGFPAHVTVLYPFVHESRLDAAAHRELGALFAGHDAFTLTFAEFARYPGVLYLDPWPHAPVTALAKDLTGRWPEAVPYRGIFDPPLAPHLTVANSEGPATQDDAYDALQAELEPLLPLSCRVNAVHLIAWDGTRWQDRAEYRLGP; encoded by the coding sequence ATGAATGTCGATGAAGCGTGCGCCGAGCCCGAACCGTCGGAGGGCGGGTGGCCTGACGTGCCGGGGGACACCGCGCTCACGATCAAGGTGCCCGAGGCCGACCCGCTGGTCCGGGCGGGGTTCCCGGCCCATGTGACGGTGCTCTACCCCTTCGTGCACGAGAGCCGCCTCGACGCCGCGGCCCACCGCGAACTGGGCGCGCTCTTCGCCGGGCACGACGCCTTCACCCTGACCTTCGCCGAGTTCGCCCGCTATCCCGGCGTCCTCTATCTCGACCCGTGGCCGCACGCCCCGGTCACGGCGCTGGCCAAGGACCTCACCGGGCGCTGGCCGGAGGCCGTGCCCTACCGGGGGATATTCGATCCGCCGCTCGCCCCGCATCTGACCGTCGCGAACAGTGAGGGCCCCGCGACCCAGGACGACGCGTACGACGCGTTGCAGGCCGAGCTGGAGCCCCTGTTGCCGCTGAGCTGCCGTGTGAACGCGGTACACCTCATCGCCTGGGACGGCACACGCTGGCAGGACCGCGCGGAGTACCGTCTCGGCCCCTAG
- a CDS encoding RidA family protein, whose product MTNDQRTITNPATLHDPTPFGYSHAASAPGQPVFIGGQYASDPTGTPVPGDFAAQVDLAFDRLLSALEGAGLGYEHVVRLGTFGVDHDLDKLETLGKALHARFGDRLPAQTLSGVVSLALPGMLFEVDAVAVRP is encoded by the coding sequence ATGACGAACGATCAGCGCACGATCACCAACCCGGCCACCCTCCACGACCCGACACCGTTCGGCTACAGCCACGCCGCCTCCGCACCCGGTCAACCCGTCTTCATCGGCGGCCAGTACGCCTCGGACCCCACCGGTACCCCTGTGCCGGGCGACTTCGCCGCCCAGGTGGACCTGGCCTTCGACAGGCTCCTGTCGGCCCTGGAGGGGGCCGGCCTCGGATACGAGCACGTGGTGCGCCTGGGCACCTTCGGCGTCGACCACGACCTGGACAAGCTGGAGACCCTGGGCAAGGCCCTGCACGCCCGCTTCGGAGACCGGCTCCCCGCGCAGACGCTGAGCGGTGTGGTCTCTCTCGCGCTGCCGGGGATGCTGTTCGAGGTGGACGCGGTGGCGGTGCGGCCGTAG
- a CDS encoding cysteine hydrolase family protein: MANSDSALLVMDVQREIVDLADDGSGYLPRLRRAIDGARAAGIPVIYAAIALRPGYPDVSTRNKALTAVVRAGLHVEGEPGTDIHPDIAPRPGDTVITKRRGSAFSGSDLDLVLRARDINNLVLTGIATSGVVLHTACHANDTDLGLTVLSDACLDLDPEVHEFLIGKLLPQWAEVVTVEDWLKAIATQTQT, from the coding sequence ATGGCGAACAGTGACAGTGCCCTCCTCGTGATGGATGTCCAGCGCGAGATCGTGGATCTCGCCGACGACGGCTCGGGGTACCTGCCCCGCCTGCGCCGGGCGATCGACGGTGCCCGCGCGGCCGGTATCCCCGTGATCTACGCGGCCATCGCGTTACGGCCGGGCTATCCGGACGTCAGCACCCGCAACAAGGCGCTCACCGCCGTCGTGCGGGCGGGCCTGCACGTCGAGGGCGAGCCCGGCACCGACATCCACCCGGACATCGCGCCCCGGCCGGGCGACACCGTCATCACCAAGCGGCGCGGGAGCGCGTTCTCGGGCAGTGACCTGGACCTGGTGCTCAGGGCGCGCGACATCAACAATCTCGTTCTCACCGGCATCGCCACCAGCGGCGTGGTGCTGCACACCGCGTGCCACGCGAACGACACGGACCTCGGTCTCACCGTCCTGTCGGACGCCTGCCTGGACCTGGACCCCGAGGTGCACGAGTTCCTGATCGGGAAGCTGCTCCCGCAGTGGGCGGAAGTCGTCACCGTCGAGGACTGGCTCAAAGCCATCGCGACGCAGACGCAGACGTAG